Genomic window (Vampirovibrionales bacterium):
CATCCGGGGCCGTGGACATGGGCATGATCCTCTTGGTGACCGAAGCGCGTCGGCGTGGCGGCAGACGGGATCGATCCGGCGAAACGGGCGGCAGGCGTCAGGGCAGAAATCGTCATAGAAGGGTAAACCTCTTGGGGTTAGGGAGATTCAGGCAAGGAAGGATCTGGAGGGTGTGGGAAAGGATGCAGTCGGGTCGCCGCAGGCGGACATAAAGCGGGAGGTCAGCATAACAGCAATCAACGTCACCACCATGGCGGGAATAGTGGCAATCGAACCAATTCCCAGCAGGGGAATCGACAGCAACAGGCCGCTCACGGTTCCCAGCGCCAAGTCGCCGGGCAGTGAGCCGGGCCAAATATAATGGTGCGCCTTCCAGTCAGCAGGCGTAAAATAGGCGCCCATGGCCTTGACGCCTGCGGTGAGGCGCTGCAGAATCGTCGGCTTAGTGGGCGAGCTTTTCGGCGGAAGCGACGCGTCGCGGTCACCGCCAAAGCGTGACGGCGTGACCGCCGCAGGTGGACTCAGACGCGACACAGCGCCAGCGGGAGAGGCAGCGTTAGAGACGGCGGAGACGGACATCATGGGGACAGGCTGCTCCTGAAGCATCTGAAATCTGAGCGCAGGGTCGTGCGGATCATGGGATGGGTCTTACTAGGGATGGGTCTTACTGGGAACGTATCTCACTGGGCGTATCAAACCGGCGCGCGCGCAGAAGTTGTTAAGGGCGGCCGTGAGCGTAACATCCCTGTTACAGCGGCGACAGCGCTTGATAGAGCCAACGGCCCTGAAGGGCCAAAATTGCGCTTCAGGGTCGTCGGGGGGGGCCGCTGGACGCGTTTAGGCGCTTGTTGACGCGCAAGCAGCCAACGGAGATGATAATGGGCAACGGGCTGCCTCCTGCATCACGAGATAGTATGCAGGCCCGGGCGACTTATCCGCTGAGACGCCTGCGCATGGGGGCCACTCGCAGGAAATTCCAGGAGAATCTCAAATGAAGACAACTCCCCCTTGCCTGTCGCACCGCCTGATCATCGCTCTGGATATGATGAGCCCGGTACAGGCCCTGGCGCTGGCCCAGACGCTGTGCGGCCTTGGCGTAACATTCAAGGTCGGTATGGAGTTGTTCTATCGCGGCGGCATGGCGCTGGCGCGCGAGATTGCCGCCCTACAAGCGCGCCCGCGCGGCGTGTTTATCGATCTGAAGCTGCATGATATTCCCAACACGGCGGGGATGGCTGCTCAGGCGCTGGCGTCGCAGGGAGTGGATTTTTTCAATGTCCACGCGCTGGGCGGCGAAGCCATGATGCGCGCCGCGGTAGAAGGCGCGCGTCATGGACACCAGATACGCGCCGCGGTAGAAGGCGCGCGTCATGGACACCAGATACGCGCCGCGGTAGAAGGCGCGCGTCAAGGACGCCAGATGCGCGCCGCGGCAGAAAGCGCGCGCCAAGTCGACCAGACGCGCCCAGCAACAGACCCGGCGCAAGACAACGCGCCGCCGCTGTTGCTGGGCGTGACGTTGCTCACCAGTCTGGATGCGCAGACGCTGGCGCGCGATCTCAAAATTGACTTGGCGCTTGAGTCAATGGTGGTTCATCTGGCGCAACTGGCGCAACGCGCAGGCCTGGGCGGCGTGGTCTGCTCGGCGCAGGAAGCGGCGTCGCTGCGCGCGGCCTGCGGCGCGGATTTTCAGTTGGTGACGCCCGGCATCCGTCCGGCGTTTGAGGCGCGGGTCGACGATCAGGCTCGCATTTGTACGCCTGCTCAAGCCTTAAGAAACGGCGCCGATTATCTGGTAGTCGGGCGGCCTGTGACCCAAGCCGCCGATCCGGCGCACTCTGTTGCGCGAATTCTCGAAGAAATGGCCGCCGCATGAAGCGCGTGTATCCGCCCGACGGGCACTGCTGCGACGAAGACGCCGTACTGGTCTTGGGGCGCGCGCCCACCGAAACAGCATCGCTGGAAGTTGCGCGAGAACCGATGGCGCCTTCTGAGTCGGGCTTGAAGCGGCTCTCTCTGTCTTTAGAGGGGTTTTTTGCTGACAGCGTGGATGTCTCTCCCGGCGAGAACCGCCTGACGCTGACAGCCAAAGACGCCCACGGCCAGATGCTGGCGCAGGACGTATTTACGGTGATGCGTCGCGACTCGCGCCCGATTCCGCCCGCGTCGCCGCTTACGATCGATTCAGAGACGGTAACGCCTGCGGGACCTTGCTGGCTCCAACCGGGCGATTACCTGCGGGTGGGCGCGCTGGCATCGCCCGACGCGAGGATTGAACTCACAGCGCCCGGCTTGTTGGCTTCGCCAATGACGCTTTCGCCTGCTGGCAGACTTACGCCAGATGGTCAGTGGGTCGATACGCGTATTAACTGCTTTGGCGCGTTACACTGGGCGGGTCCGCGTCTGCCGGCCGCCGGGTGGCGCGAAGCCGTCCTGGAAATTCCGGGGGAGGCCGGAGAATACTCTGAGCCGAAACCCGCGACGCTGACCCTGAGCATCAGTCGCAAGGGAGAGTCCCCCATCCGTTTGACCTTGGCGCATCCGCTGACGATTGGCGGGCGACTGCGCTATGCCCGGGTGAAGGCCGGACAAGAGGCGATTCTCAGAACTGCGCCTTCACATCAGGCGCGCCGCCTGACGCCCCAGCCGGGTGGCGTCCTGTTGGCCATTGACGCCTCGATCGAAGAAACGGCGGGCGAGCGATGGCATCGCGCGCGTCTGGGCGCCGGTTGCGCAGGCTGGACGCGGGCAGACGCGCTAGAAGAAATTCAATTAGAAGACATGAAACTCGCGGCAATGGAAAACACGCCCGAAAAAACGCTTATCGCGCGTCCGGTACGCCTGCTGCGCGCGCGCGCCGAATCGCCAACCGACGTCAAGATTTCGATCGAGGGCGCGGGTGACGGGCCCACATTGATTGACGCGCAGGCCCGCCAACTTCGGCTGCGCCTGAGCCGGACGGTCGCCGCCTGCGATGTTGCGCCGCAACCGGCGCGGCACCCTGCCTTGACGGCGTTGCGATGGGAGCAGCTTACGCCCGATTGTCTGGAAATCGCGTGCGAATGCCCTTCCTTGTCCGGGTATGATTGGGGGCGCGATGCGGACGGCCTCTGGCTGCGCTTGAAAACCCTGCCTGAACGCATCCAGGACGTGCGCCTGCTGATTGATCCTGGCCACGGAGGCGATGAACCGGGGGCGCTGGCGCTGGACAGCTCGCCAGAGAAGGATCTGAATCTGGCTGTGGCGCTGGCGCTGCGTGACGCATTACAGGATGCTGGGTTTACGCGCGTGGCGATGACGCGCCAAAGCGACTGCGCCGTTTCGCTGTCCGCGCGGGCCGCCATGGCGCAAGACAGCGACGTGTGTCTCAGCCTGCATCATAATGCCCTACCTGACGGACGCTCGCCCCAACCGCCGGATGGGACGCATCAGGGCGTTGGCGGGTATTTTTACCAGCCGTTTTCGCGTGCGTTGGCGGCGCACTTGCAACAGGCGCTTGTTTTTGACCTCTCGTGCGCCGCCGACGGCCTTTACGAGGATTCTCTGGTCATGACCCGACCGACGCAAACGCTCGCCGTGCTGCTGGAGCTGGGATATCTGACGCATCCGCGCGATGTCGCCCGGGTGCGCGCGCCAGAGTATGCGACAAAAGTCGCAAATTCCCTCGCTCAGGCCTTGAGCGGTTTTAGCTCTTCATCGTGACCTCTCTTGTGCTAAAATCGCGCGTATGAAACTTTCTGTCGTGATTCTTACGGGCGGGCGCGAAGGCCATCAGGCGCTTTTGGGCGGCACCGCGCTGAGCTCGAAGGTCTTGTTGCCCATTGCAGGCAAACCCATGGTGTTGCGCGTGATCGAAGCCGTCGCGGGTCTGAGTGCGCCTGCGCCACGCTTGTACATCAGCGCGGAAGATCCGGCGATTCTCTCTCTCGCCTCGCCGCTGCCGTTTACGGCGTTACCGGTTGAGGGCGGCGCGGTGCGCTCGCTGCTGGGGTCGCTGGCAAGGGTAGAGGCGGCTCAAGCTGACGCCGTTGTATTTATTTCCGGCGATCACCCGTTGCTCACCAGCGAGATGCTGGCGTATTTCATCGCCGAGTGTCAGCGGCGCGACCTGACGATGGGCGTGGCTCTGGTGGCGCGCGAGCGGGTTCGGCGCCAGTATCCGCAATCCAAGCGCAGCTATATTCACTTAAAAAACGGGTCGTATTCTGGCGGCAACCTGATTTATATCGACAAACGGCGCTTCGACGCTGACGCAACGCTGCTGGAATGGGTGGATCGCAACCGCAAGAAGCCGTGGAAAAGCCTGTTTAAGTTGGGTCCTCTGGCGTTGCTTCGCGCCCTGTCGCGACAAATGGATATTCATGAGCTGGCGCGGCATTTTTCGCGCCTGGCCAACTGCCCTACGGGCGCCGTGGAAATGCCCTGGGCGGAGTGCTGTATGGATGTCGACAAGCCCTCTGATCAGGTTATGGCCGAAGCCATTCTTGTTGAGCGACGCATGTGGCGCGTGATGACCGAACCGCTGGCGCGCGGCCTGTCTCGCGTCGAAATCGGCGACTGGATGCGGCTGGGCGCCCGCGCGTGAGCGTCGCCTTCGCATGGGCGTTGGCGGGGTTGTTCGTGATGTCGCTGTTTGGCGGCGGCTTGGCCCCGTTGCCGATCTCGGCGTATGTCCTGTGGATGGGGAAATTCAATCACCCGTGGGTGGTTATTTTTGTCGGCGCACTGGGCTCCATGCTGGGATTTCTGATGCTGGAGCCTATTTTGAGGCGCCTGCCAAGTTTGGGGGCTTTCTGCGCCAAACGGACGCCCGATAAGACAGAGTCACCGTCAAAAAACGAACCGGACGGCGCAAAAATCTCGCCGTGGGCCATTCTGCTTGCCAACGCTTTGCCCCTGCCGGTGGATCCGCTGCGCTTTCTGGCGCTCAAACGCGGCGCCCGCCCGCGCGAAATTCTCCCGGCCTTGACGGCGGGGCGCGTGATTCGTTACGCTTTATTGGTGTTTGCGGGAGAGGCGCTTGCGCCTTACGCCGGTTTTTTCTGGGCCATTCTGGCGCTGATGCTGGCTCCGGCGCTAGGGCCGCTTGCCCAATGGCTCGCGCGACGAGGAGCGCCGTGGCGGCGCGCAGGCAATTCGTCCTCTTGAGGGCGTTTTCATGGGTGATTCTCATCAGCCCCTTAATTGTTCCCCTTCTATGGAAATGCTTTGTGATGAACACCTCCTCCACCTCCCCACGCTTTGGCGCGCTCTCGCGCCGTGAGTTCAACGCGCTGCTGGATTCAGAAAGAATCAGGATCGCTGTGAGCAAACAACCTAACGGCAATTCGCTGGTATATATGAGGACCGGCAACAGCCCTGAAAAACTCTATGCCTACCGCCCATCCGGGCATGGGAAGGAAGCCAGCTTGGTGGGCTTGTCGGGCGTGCTGAGCCCCCCAGAAAATCCCATTTTACGTTGGCTGTTTGCCAAACGGGAGGTTACTACTGCGAAGAACCTACTGCGTCAATTGTTGAACCCGGGCGATCGGCTCGTGACGATTAATGCTGACTCAACAGCGCCTCTTGTCAAAGACCGCATCGCCAGCAAAGTCGGCGTCGTGCCCCACGCGCATGAAGACGCTCGCCATTCGAAACGGATTTATTCGTAGCAGGCGCGCCAGCGCGGTCGGGACGAAAGATTGCGAGCGGCGCGCGGGCGCCGTACACTGACGGGCGTTGACCGCCAGACGTCCCAGGAGCGCCTTGCCCGTTGGAAACCCTCGCCCAGCAACGTCCGTTTTCTGAACGCGCATTTGAAGACGCCTGCGCCGTCATGCCCGGCGGGGTCAACAGTCCGGTGCGAGCCTTTAAAGGCGTTGGCGGCGCGCCGGTTTTTATGCAGCGCGCGCTGGGGCCCTATCTGTGGGACGAGGACGGCAACCGCTACATTGACTACGTGGGCAGTTGGGGCCCGGCGATTCTGGGGCACGCTTACCCTGACGTGATTCGCCGGATTCAGCAGGCGGCGGAAGATGGCCTGAGCTTTGGCGCGCCTACGCTGTTGGAAACCGCGCTGGCGCACCAGGTCATCGACATGATGCCCGCCATCGAAAAAATCCGCTTTGTGAATTCGGGCACCGAGGCCTGTATGAGCGCCATCCGTCTGGCGCGGGCTTTTACCGGGCGCTCGCGCATTATCACCTTTGCCGGCTGTTACCACGGCCATGGCGATTCGTTTTTATCGCAGGCAGGATCCGGCGCCGCGACGCTGGGGATTCCGGCCAGCCCGGGCGTGCCGCCAGCCATTGCCGCCCTCACGCTGAGCGCGCGCTTTAACGATCTGGCTTCTGTCGAGCGCTTGCTGGCCAGTTGCGAGGGCGACGCGGCGGCGATTATGGTCGAGCCGGTGGCGGGTAATATGGGCTGCATCGCGCCAGAGCCGGGCTTTTTGCAGGGGCTCCGCGAGCTGGCCGATCGTCATGGCGCGCTGCTGATTTTCGATGAAGTGATGTGCGGCTTTCGCGTGGCGCGCGGCGGGGCGCAGGAGCGCTACGGCGTGCGACCCGACCTCACCACACTGGGTAAAATCATTGGCGGCGGGATGCCGGTGGGCGCCTACGGCGGACGCCGCGACATCATGGCCTGCGTTGCGCCTGAGGGTCGTATGTATCAAGCTGGTACGCTGTCAGGCAATCCGTTGGCGATGACCGCCGGACTGGAAACCTTGCGCCGCCTTAACGACCATGGCTTTTACGCGGATCTTGACGATAAGACCCATCGTCTGGCTGACGGCCTGCGCGAAATTGCGCAACAGGCGGGCGTCTCGGTGACAATCAATGCAGTCTGCGGGATGTTGACGCTGTTTTTCGGCGATGGGCCCGTGATCGATTACGAGAGCGCCACGGCCTGCGATCGCGAGCGGTTCCGTCGGTTTTTCCATGCGATGCTCGATCGTGGCGTCTATCTGGCGCCGTCGCCGTTTGAATCGCTGTTTGTGTCCATTGCGCACGACGCCGACGATATCACGGCGACGCTGGCTGCGGCGCGCGAGAGTTTCAGGCTGCTGTAGTGGGCGCTGAGCGTCGGCTGATCCGGGCGTTTTACGTCTGTCACGACGGCGATCTGTTCGGCTCGCAGCAGAGTCTGGCGATAATGGCGGCCCATGCGCGCGATTTTGACATAGCGCCAGTGGTCTCGATCGCGCGTCCGGGTCCGCTCACGGCGCGACTGGCGTCGATTCCCGGATTGACGCTGGCGACGCACCGGCGCTTGCAGTGGTTTAAGCACGATCAACGTTCGGGATTCCAGCGCGTGGGAGACGCAGCAGGGCTTCTAGCCAGCGCATGGCCTCGCGCGCGCGCACTCGCCGCCTTATTGCGCGCGCATCGGGCGGATGTTGTTCACAGCAATTCGCTGGTATCGCTGGAAGGCGCGCTGGCCGCGCGATTGGCCGGAATTCCGCATGTGTGGCACATTCGCGAGCTGTTTGTCAGCGATAATCCCAAGTTACGCCCGACGCTCGGCGCAGACGGCGTTCGGCGCGTGGTGGAGGCTTTTTCAACCCGGATTCTATGCATTTCGCAGGCGGTGGCGGCGCAGTTCTCGCAGGAGGCGACCGCGCGCCTTGTTGTGATGCCAAACGCTGTGGCGATGGCGGCGAATCAAACGCCGGTCGCGCCCTTATGGCCGCCCGCAGAAGGGCGCTTACGCGTGGGCTACGTCGGGCGGCTGACAGCAGGCAAGCGCTTTGGCGATTTAATCGAGGCGCTGGCTATTTTAGGAGACGCGACGCCGATTGAGCTGGTGGTGGCCGGAAAATTCGTGGACGCGCCTTATGAGGCTTTTATCCGCGCGCGTCTCGATGCGTTGGGAGTCGGGGATCGCGTGCGTCTATTGGGCGTGCTGGACGATCTGCGGCCGTTTTACGCAGGCATCGACGCGCTGGCGCTGCCGTCGAAGGACGAGCCTTTTGGCCGCGCGCTGATTGAAGCGATGGCCGCCGGCGCGCCTTGCATTGGCGCGGATTCGGGTGGAATTCCCGAGATTATTGCACACGAGCGTACGGGTCTGCTGTATCCGTGCGGTGACGCTCGCGCGCTGGCGGCGGCGTTGGCGCGCTACTGGCGCGAACCGGATCTGCGGCGCACATTGGCAAATAATGCTGGACGCGCTGCGGCCCAACGGTTTACGATAGAGACGCAAATGCAGGCGTTGCGCGCCGTGTATGATGCCGCGCTGACGACTGCCCATCGCTGAATTTTCGGGAGATTTTCGGTCTTTAGATTTCTCCAGATTTTTCCCGTTTTTCCCAATTTCTCTTGCAACCGCTGTTTGGCCATCCACCTGTCGGGGGTTCGCCTGTATGTCTGTTCCCATTCCCCCTTCTTCCGCTTCTGGCGCAGCGGCGGCTTCTGACGGCTCCTCCCGGACGGGTCGGGCGCTGCGGGTGGGCATGGTGCTCGATCAACGCTTCCCGCCGGACGCAAGGGTGGAGCGTGAAGCCTTGGCGTTGATTCGCGCAGGGTTTGAGGTGCATTTGTTGTGCGCGCGCGCGCCTGGCGAAGCGTATGGGCGTGACGCCGACGAGTGGACGGTAGATGACGAGTATCAAGGAATACGGCTGCATCGCGTGGATCCTGAGCAGGTGATTTATCGCGTCCCCCTGATTGGGTTTCCGACGCGGTTTCCGTATCGCGGGCTGGCCAAACGTGCGGCGCAGACGTTCTGGAATCTGGATCCGGTCTGGTTTACGCTGATTCGCCGGTTTATTCGGCGTTACGAGATAGATATTCTACATATTCACGATTTGCGTCTGGCCAGCACGGGGCTGGCGGCGGCGTCTCAGGCAGACTTGCCGCTGGTCGCCGATCTCCACGAACATTACCCGGCGCTGATGGCCATGCTCAAAGGTCGTCAATCGCCGCAACGCGGGGCGCGCGCGCGCCGAAAATGGGACCGTGTTGAGCGTTACGTCTGCCGCGAAGCCGATCGCGTTCTTACCGTAGTCGAAGAAGCGCGCGACCGCCTGCTCGCCAAGGGCGTACGCGCGCCCAAGGTGTCGGTGATTCCCAATACCGTTGATATTGATAAATTCCTGGCCGTGCAGCCAGACTCTGAGGTGATTCGCCACTACAAAAACGATTTTGTACTGACCTACGTTGGCCATCTCAACAGTGAGCATCGCGGCATCCAGACCGCTCTGGAGGCTGTGGCGACCCTCAAGGACCAGATTCATGGCTTGAAGTTTGTCGCCGCAGGCGAATATCGCCCGGATTACCGCAAGCGGCTGGATCATCTCATCGATCGCCTGGACCTGCACCACTGCGTGGATTTCACCGGCTGGCTGGATGAAACGGCTTTCGCCTCATACATTCAGGCGGCGGACATCTGCCTGATTCCGCATCTGGCCAATGAACATACCGACGCGACGTTTCCCAACAAAGCGTATCTCTATCATCTGTACGGCAAGCCGATTATCGCCGCTGACTGCAAGCCGCTGGTACGCTATCTGGCAGAAACTCAGGGCGGCCTTACCTATCGCTCAGGCGACGCGCGCGCGCTGGCGGATGCGGTGTTGACGCTGCACGACGATCGCTCGCGACGTCAACGCATGGGGCGCAGCGGTCAGGAGGCCGTGTTTGAACGCCACAACTGGAAGGCGACCGCTGAGCGTCTGGTGTCGGTGTATCGCGGGCTGGCTCAGGAGTGGGCGCTGGGACGCGCTTAAGACGCCGCTGCCGCTGCGATTTTTTCGCGCCCGGCGGGCAAGTACTCCTGAGGCTTGTTCAGCCCAAACGTCTGGCGCAGGTAATGGCCTAGATTGCGTTTGAAATGAGCCGCTTCCTGGGCGTTTGTGGCTTTTCCCGGCCAGGCAGTCGCCAGACGCGTCGCCAGATCGTTGATGCGTCGATTGACGCAGGTCATCATCGCCCAGCGCGCGCGTTTGGCGGGGTCCTGACACAGCGCGTCCAGTTGCTGGCGATAGGCAGCCGCATCGCCCGCCATGGCCGCGCGCAGCACGTCATCAAAGCCGGGTAGGGCTTTTTCAATCGACAGCAGCGTGGGAAGCGTCGTGTTGTGCTTGAAAAGCGAATCGGATTGGCGCCACTGGGTTTTTTCGTAGACGCATTGGTCGAAAATCTTTAAAAACGTCGCCGGGTCGGCCAGTGCGCGTTGCGGGTCGCTTTCGGCGTCCGCTTCGGGCGGGGCCAGAAAGTAGCCGCGCATCAGGTTGGTGAGTTTGGCGTGGACATTACGGGCGTCTTCCCGTGACAGGGCTTGCTGACACAGCGGTTTCAGCGGCTCGTCGCGCCCCTGCGAATGATGGCTCCACTGGGCGGCCTGCACCCAAGCGTCGAGCATGTCGTCAAAGACAAACTGAAGGAGTTGGTAGCGTTTCACTACGTCCATCTTCTGCGCCTGGCCGTTCTCCAGCAGGGGAGAAAGAGCGGCTGTGACCGCATCGTCGCAGGCGGCGGACTTCAAGTCAGGTTGCGAATAAACGGCGCGCATCAGTGCTAGCCACGACGATTGGCGCGTCTCATGCAGGCGCGCCATGCGGCCAAAGTCAATCAGCGACGCGGAAGGCGCTGACGACTCATCGGCGACGTCCGACAGAATGAGGTTGCCGCCATGGAAATCCAGATACTTATCGGGGGAGAGCAGGCTCATCATGATCAAATCCGGGGCGATCCGCTTGAGAAGCGTCTGCTTGAGTTGCGGCTGCTGGGCGTCGACCTGATTGAGGGTGCGCTCGCCAGCGTAGGACTGGACGATACCGTCTTCACAGGAGGCGAAGACCGTGGGTACGCGCAGATCGCTTCCATTTTTCTGGAGCCAGCTTTCCACGCGCCGCGCCTTGTCCTGTTCGCCTTCAAGCTGGACCTCGTCCTGAAGCACGCGGATGGTGGCATTGGTTTCGCGCATCGCAGCCGCTTTATCTTTCACCTGGGTGAGCGCCTGATAATACAGGAAATCGCGTAGCGCCTCGATGGCGGGCGGCGCTGCGTCCGGACGTCGCGCCTTGATGACCACGCGCTCGCCGTGCGTCGTAGTGGCCAGAAACACTTGGGCGATGGACCCGACGCCTAGGGTTCTGTCGATTTGTTGAATGGGGTCTTGAGGTCGTTTTTGATTGAAGACGGCCTGAAGGCGTTTGAGAACCGGTTCATAGTCGCGCATGGGCAAGGCGGGCACTTGAT
Coding sequences:
- a CDS encoding orotidine 5'-phosphate decarboxylase codes for the protein MKTTPPCLSHRLIIALDMMSPVQALALAQTLCGLGVTFKVGMELFYRGGMALAREIAALQARPRGVFIDLKLHDIPNTAGMAAQALASQGVDFFNVHALGGEAMMRAAVEGARHGHQIRAAVEGARHGHQIRAAVEGARQGRQMRAAAESARQVDQTRPATDPAQDNAPPLLLGVTLLTSLDAQTLARDLKIDLALESMVVHLAQLAQRAGLGGVVCSAQEAASLRAACGADFQLVTPGIRPAFEARVDDQARICTPAQALRNGADYLVVGRPVTQAADPAHSVARILEEMAAA
- a CDS encoding N-acetylmuramoyl-L-alanine amidase, which encodes MKRVYPPDGHCCDEDAVLVLGRAPTETASLEVAREPMAPSESGLKRLSLSLEGFFADSVDVSPGENRLTLTAKDAHGQMLAQDVFTVMRRDSRPIPPASPLTIDSETVTPAGPCWLQPGDYLRVGALASPDARIELTAPGLLASPMTLSPAGRLTPDGQWVDTRINCFGALHWAGPRLPAAGWREAVLEIPGEAGEYSEPKPATLTLSISRKGESPIRLTLAHPLTIGGRLRYARVKAGQEAILRTAPSHQARRLTPQPGGVLLAIDASIEETAGERWHRARLGAGCAGWTRADALEEIQLEDMKLAAMENTPEKTLIARPVRLLRARAESPTDVKISIEGAGDGPTLIDAQARQLRLRLSRTVAACDVAPQPARHPALTALRWEQLTPDCLEIACECPSLSGYDWGRDADGLWLRLKTLPERIQDVRLLIDPGHGGDEPGALALDSSPEKDLNLAVALALRDALQDAGFTRVAMTRQSDCAVSLSARAAMAQDSDVCLSLHHNALPDGRSPQPPDGTHQGVGGYFYQPFSRALAAHLQQALVFDLSCAADGLYEDSLVMTRPTQTLAVLLELGYLTHPRDVARVRAPEYATKVANSLAQALSGFSSSS
- a CDS encoding nucleotidyltransferase family protein; the encoded protein is MKLSVVILTGGREGHQALLGGTALSSKVLLPIAGKPMVLRVIEAVAGLSAPAPRLYISAEDPAILSLASPLPFTALPVEGGAVRSLLGSLARVEAAQADAVVFISGDHPLLTSEMLAYFIAECQRRDLTMGVALVARERVRRQYPQSKRSYIHLKNGSYSGGNLIYIDKRRFDADATLLEWVDRNRKKPWKSLFKLGPLALLRALSRQMDIHELARHFSRLANCPTGAVEMPWAECCMDVDKPSDQVMAEAILVERRMWRVMTEPLARGLSRVEIGDWMRLGARA
- the hemL gene encoding glutamate-1-semialdehyde 2,1-aminomutase; its protein translation is MPGGVNSPVRAFKGVGGAPVFMQRALGPYLWDEDGNRYIDYVGSWGPAILGHAYPDVIRRIQQAAEDGLSFGAPTLLETALAHQVIDMMPAIEKIRFVNSGTEACMSAIRLARAFTGRSRIITFAGCYHGHGDSFLSQAGSGAATLGIPASPGVPPAIAALTLSARFNDLASVERLLASCEGDAAAIMVEPVAGNMGCIAPEPGFLQGLRELADRHGALLIFDEVMCGFRVARGGAQERYGVRPDLTTLGKIIGGGMPVGAYGGRRDIMACVAPEGRMYQAGTLSGNPLAMTAGLETLRRLNDHGFYADLDDKTHRLADGLREIAQQAGVSVTINAVCGMLTLFFGDGPVIDYESATACDRERFRRFFHAMLDRGVYLAPSPFESLFVSIAHDADDITATLAAARESFRLL
- a CDS encoding glycosyltransferase family 4 protein; the protein is MGAERRLIRAFYVCHDGDLFGSQQSLAIMAAHARDFDIAPVVSIARPGPLTARLASIPGLTLATHRRLQWFKHDQRSGFQRVGDAAGLLASAWPRARALAALLRAHRADVVHSNSLVSLEGALAARLAGIPHVWHIRELFVSDNPKLRPTLGADGVRRVVEAFSTRILCISQAVAAQFSQEATARLVVMPNAVAMAANQTPVAPLWPPAEGRLRVGYVGRLTAGKRFGDLIEALAILGDATPIELVVAGKFVDAPYEAFIRARLDALGVGDRVRLLGVLDDLRPFYAGIDALALPSKDEPFGRALIEAMAAGAPCIGADSGGIPEIIAHERTGLLYPCGDARALAAALARYWREPDLRRTLANNAGRAAAQRFTIETQMQALRAVYDAALTTAHR
- a CDS encoding glycosyltransferase family 4 protein; translation: MSVPIPPSSASGAAAASDGSSRTGRALRVGMVLDQRFPPDARVEREALALIRAGFEVHLLCARAPGEAYGRDADEWTVDDEYQGIRLHRVDPEQVIYRVPLIGFPTRFPYRGLAKRAAQTFWNLDPVWFTLIRRFIRRYEIDILHIHDLRLASTGLAAASQADLPLVADLHEHYPALMAMLKGRQSPQRGARARRKWDRVERYVCREADRVLTVVEEARDRLLAKGVRAPKVSVIPNTVDIDKFLAVQPDSEVIRHYKNDFVLTYVGHLNSEHRGIQTALEAVATLKDQIHGLKFVAAGEYRPDYRKRLDHLIDRLDLHHCVDFTGWLDETAFASYIQAADICLIPHLANEHTDATFPNKAYLYHLYGKPIIAADCKPLVRYLAETQGGLTYRSGDARALADAVLTLHDDRSRRQRMGRSGQEAVFERHNWKATAERLVSVYRGLAQEWALGRA